A stretch of Gossypium hirsutum isolate 1008001.06 chromosome A06, Gossypium_hirsutum_v2.1, whole genome shotgun sequence DNA encodes these proteins:
- the LOC107937355 gene encoding disease resistance protein SUMM2, whose product MGNCCFVQCSFENFLLRGWDFIVGHANYVCKLKQTLPTLSSALQELRAQRNDVRRQVDLAEQRLLKPFEQVQLWLSKAETMITEAEELVSNGPQQMNNLCLGGCISKNCLSSYKFGKKVAEMLQEISYHKSKGAFEKVVENQPAASVVVRPVEQPVALESTIQKVWSCIVETDVGIIGLYGLGGVGKTTLLTKLNNKFSTTPNGFDVVIWALVSKDYDVGKIQDRIGRNLGFSYDSWKNKSVDQKVTDIYGVLRNKRFVVLLDDLWQRVDLNQVGIPKPSQENGSKLIFTTRSLEICGEMGARRKIKVECLKPEKAWELFQDKVGDETLNSRPDIPNLAKQVAERCDGLPLALITIGHAMACKTTLGEWKYAIEMLKRCALPKMENEVFPLLKFSYDNLPNATIKCCLLYCCLYPEDYCIPKKRLVEYWLCEGLLNGFDRISEAQMQGDHIIYSLISACLLENVGEIDGEDCVKMHDVIRDMALWITREFEATENNFFGKIGAQVFEEPNVTAWENVKRMSVMENKIEVLKETPKCPNLRTLFLSQNELQVISDGFFQFIPLLTVLDLSGNLRLRALPVGISQLVCLECFDLSYTGIEELPTELKSLTKLKMLDLSYMHNLKKIPQHLISNFSKLQIFRMWSVQNRDYPNEDNVLYGGNEKLMEELKGLQHLNILSIPIKSMFCLERFLNINLFLCWTQALQLCDFRESKIFNILCLKNLECLQTLCFSNCEDMEEMKMEKLLINASCYHTLSTVEIYECVKLKDMSWLILAPNLRNLKIYLCDKMEEILNEGKLGEVAGVIGIPYAKSFLKLETLYLFWLPKLKNIYWDALPFPCLKLIRINACRELKKLPLNSDSAKGNQLSIEGSKDWWATVEWENEATRDAFLPSFKSVPT is encoded by the coding sequence ATGGGCAATTGCTGCTTCGTACAATGTAGTTTCGAGAATTTCCTTCTTCGTGGCTGGGATTTCATTGTTGGTCATGCTAATTATGTCTGCAAGCTTAAACAAACTCTTCCAACTTTATCTTCTGCTCTTCAAGAACTGAGGGCACAAAGAAATGACGTGCGAAGGCAGGTTGATCTTGCAGAACAACGACTATTGAAGCCATTTGAGCAAGTTCAGCTATGGCTTTCAAAAGCAGAAACTATGATAACAGAGGCGGAGGAATTGGTTTCAAATGGTCCTCAACAAATGAATAACTTGTGTCTCGGTGGCTGCATTTCCAAGAATTGCTTGTCTAGCTACAAATTTGGTAAAAAAGTAGCGGAAATGCTTCAAGAAATAAGTTATCATAAGAGTAAAGGAGCTTTTGAGAAAGTAGTGGAGAATCAGCCCGCAGCTTCAGTGGTAGTAAGACCTGTAGAGCAGCCGGTTGCTCTAGAATCCACTATCCAAAAGGTATGGAGTTGCATCGTTGAAACAGATGTGGGGATCATTGGCCTCTATGGCTTGGGGGGCGTTGGCAAGACAACACTCTTGACCAAGCTCAACAACAAGTTCAGCACCACACCGAATGGTTTCGATGTTGTTATCTGGGCACTGGTGTCTAAAGATTACGATGTTGGAAAGATTCAAGATAGGATTGGTAGAAATCTTGGGTTTTCATATGACTCCTGGAAGAATAAAAGTGTTGACCAGAAAGTTACTGATATCTATGGTGTCTTGCGCAACAAGAGATTTGTTGTATTATTGGATGATTTATGGCAGAGGGTGGATTTGAATCAAGTTGGGATACCAAAACCAAGCCAAGAAAATGGTTCCAAACTTATTTTTACTACTCGATCTTTGGAGATATGTGGCGAAATGGGAGCTCGAAGGAAAATCAAAGTGGAGTGCCTAAAACCGGAGAAGGCTTGGGAATTGTTCCAAGACAAGGTTGGAGATGAAACTCTCAACAGCCGTCCAGATATTCCAAACCTGGCTAAACAAGTAGCTGAAAGGTGCGATGGGCTGCCTCTTGCACTAATTACAATCGGTCATGCCATGGCTTGCAAGACAACACTTGGGGAATGGAAATATGCAATTGAGATGTTGAAGCGATGTGCATTGCCAAAAATGGAAAATGAGGTATTTCCGCTTTTAAAATTCAGTTATGATAATTTGCCTAATGCTACAATAAAATGTTGTCTCTTATATTGTTGTCTGTATCCCGAAGATTATTGTATTCCCAAAAAGAGATTAGTGGAGTATTGGCTTTGTGAAGGGCTATTGAATGGATTTGATAGAATTAGTGAAGCTCAAATGCAAGGAGACCACATAATCTACTCTCTTATTAGTGCTTGTTTATTGGAAAATGTTGGTGAAATAGATGGAGAAGATTGTGTGAAGATGCATGATGTGATCCGTGACATGGCTTTATGGATTACACGTGAGTTTGAAGCAACAGAGaacaatttttttggaaaaataggGGCTCAAGTATTTGAAGAACCAAATGTTACGGCATGGGAAAATGTAAAAAGAATGTCAGTGATGGAAAATAAGATTGAAGTTCTCAAAGAAACACCCAAATGCCCTAACCTTCGAACCTTGTTTCTTAGCCAAAATGAGTTGCAAGTGATCAGCGATGGTTTCTTCCAATTTATACCTCTTCTAACTGTTTTGGATTTGTCAGGAAACCTTCGATTACGAGCTCTACCTGTGGGAATTTCACAATTGGTTTGTCTAGAATGTTTTGATCTGTCTTATACTGGTATAGAAGAGTTGCCAACAGAATTGAAATCGTTGACAAAACTAAAAATGTTGGACTTGAGTTATATGCACAATCTCAAAAAAATCCCACAACATTTGATATCTAATTTTTCCAAGTTGCAAATATTCAGAATGTGGTCGGTGCAAAATAGAGATTATCCTAATGAAGACAATGTTTTGTATGGGGGTAATGAAAAGCTTATGGAGGAGTTGAAAGGTTTGCAACATTTGAATATACTATCGATACCGATTAAAAGCATGTTTTGTCTAGAAAGATTCTTGAACATTAACTTGTTTCTATGTTGGACCCAAGCACTTCAACTTTGTGATTTTAGAgaatcaaaaatatttaatattttatgctTAAAAAATTTGGAGTGTCTACAGACACTATGTTTCAGCAATTGTGAAGATATGGAGGAGATGAAAATGGAAAAGCTGCTAATTAATGCTTCATGCTATCACACATTGAGCACGGTTGAAATTTATGAGTGTGTCAAATTGAAAGATATGAGTTGGCTGATTCTTGCTCCAAATTTAAGAAATCTTAAGATATATTTGTGTGATAAAATGGAAGAAATATTGAATGAGGGAAAGCTTGGTGAAGTTGCAGGTGTGATTGGAATTCCATACGCTAAATCATTTCTGAAGCTTGAAACACTATACTTATTTTGGCTACCGAAGTTGAAGAACATATACTGGGATGCCCTACCCTTTCCATGTCTAAAACTTATTCGTATAAATGCCTGCCGAGAACTGAAGAAACTTCCTCTCAACTCAGATAGTGCGAAAGGGAATCAACTCAGCATTGAGGGAAGCAAAGATTGGTGGGCAACAGTAGAATGGGAAAATGAAGCCACTCGAGATGCTTTTCTCCCTTCTTTCAAGTCTGTTCCTACATGA
- the LOC107937354 gene encoding disease resistance protein SUMM2, whose amino-acid sequence MGNCCSVQCSFENFLLRGWDFIVGHANYVCKLKQTLPTLSAALQELRAQRDDVLRKVDVAEQRLLKRLERVQLWLSKAETMIIEAERLVEDGPQQMNNLYFGGCASKSCPSSYKFGKKVAKMLLEINDHMSKGAFEKVAEDQPAASVVVRPVEQTVALESTIQKVWSCIVEKDVGIIGLYGLGGVGKTTLLTKLNNKFSTTPNYFEVVIWALVSKDYDVEKIQDRIGENVGFSDGSWKNKSADQKAIDIYGILSNKRFVVLLDDLWQRVDLNQVGIPKPSQENGSKLIFTTRSLEICGEMGARRKIKIECLEPEKAWELFQDKVGDETLNSHPDIPNLAKQVAERCGGLPLALITIGRAMACKTTLEEWNYAIEMLKRCALPKMKNEVYPLLKFSYDNLPNSTMKCCFLYCCLYPEDYCIPKKRLVEYWFCEGLLDKFDRINEAQMQGGDIISSLLNACLLERDGEDCVKMHDVIRDMALWITRKFEATENNFFVKAGAQLFEEPDVKAWKRVKRMSVMKNEIQLLKETPKCPNLRTLFLSNNNLKVISDGFFQFIPHLTVLDLSENCYLRVLPKGISQLVSLECIDLSWTGISELPMELRSLTKLKMLDLSYMSDLENIPQYLVSSFSKLQIFRLWFKRLLLQNKDYPNEDNVLNEGHEKLIEELKGLQRLNILSTPIKSMFCLERFLSFDLFGRRTQALQLIDFREPEMFDVLCLENLEHLEALQFLDCGIMEIKMEKLSTWVSSSNCTSCFHALSTVQIFHCKKLRDMTWLILAPNLRNLDITGCYEMEEILSEEKLGEVAGVIGVSYPKSFLKLETLDLRHLPKLKSIYWDALPFPCLKHILIKYCKELKKLPLNLDSAKGNLLSIKGSKDWWARVEWENEVTRDAFLPSFKLLY is encoded by the coding sequence ATGGGTAATTGCTGCTCCGTACAATGTAGTTTCGAGAATTTCCTTCTTCGTGGCTGGGATTTCATTGTTGGTCATGCTAATTATGTCTGCAAGCTTAAACAAACTCTTCCTACTTTATCTGCTGCTCTTCAAGAACTGAGGGCGCAAAGAGATGACGTACTACGGAAGGTTGATGTGGCTGAACAACGACTATTGAAGCGACTTGAGCGAGTTCAGCTATGGCTTTCAAAAGCGGAAACTATGATAATAGAGGCTGAAAGATTGGTTGAAGATGGCCCTCAACAAATGAATAACTTGTATTTCGGCGGCTGTGCTTCCAAGAGTTGCCCGTCTAGCTACAAGTTTGGTAAAAAAGTGGCCAAAATGCTTCTAGAAATAAATGATCACATGAGTAAGGGAGCTTTTGAGAAAGTTGCGGAGGATCAGCCCGCAGCTTCAGTGGTAGTAAGACCTGTAGAGCAGACGGTTGCTCTAGAATCCACTATCCAAAAGGTATGGAGTTGCATCGTAGAAAAAGATGTGGGGATCATTGGCCTCTATGGCTTGGGAGGCGTTGGCAAGACGACACTCTTGACCAAACTCAACAACAAGTTCAGCACAACACCAAATTATTTTGAAGTTGTTATCTGGGCTTTGGTATCTAAAGATTACGATGTTGAAAAGATTCAAGATAGGATTGGCGAAAATGTTGGTTTTTCGGATGGATCCTGGAAGAATAAAAGTGCTGACCAGAAAGCCATAGATATCTACGGGATCTTGAGTAACAAGAGGTTTGTTGTATTATTGGATGATTTATGGCAGAGGGTGGATTTGAACCAAGTTGGGATACCAAAACCAAGCCAAGAAAATGGTTCCAAACTTATTTTTACTACTCGATCTTTGGAGATATGTGGCGAAATGGGAGCTCGAAGGAAAATCAAAATAGAGTGCCTAGAACCGGAGAAGGCTTGGGAATTGTTCCAAGACAAGGTTGGAGATGAAACTCTCAACAGCCATCCAGATATTCCGAACCTAGCTAAACAAGTAGCTGAAAGGTGCGGTGGGTTGCCTCTTGCACTAATTACAATCGGTCGTGCCATGGCTTGCAAGACAACACTTGAGGAATGGAATTATGCAATTGAGATGTTGAAGCGATGTGCATTgccaaaaatgaaaaatgaggtATATCCGCTTTTAAAATTCAGTTATGATAATTTGCCTAATTCTACAATGAAATGTTGCTTCCTGTATTGTTGTCTTTATCCTGAAGATTACTGTATTCCCAAAAAGAGATTAGTGGAGTATTGGTTTTGTGAAGGGCTATTGGATAAATTTGATAGAATTAATGAAGCTCAAATGCAAGGTGGCGACATTATCAGCTCTCTTCTGAATGCTTGTTTATTGGAAAGGGACGGAGAAGATTGTGTGAAGATGCATGATGTGATCCGTGACATGGCTTTATGGATTACACGCAAGTTCGAAGCAACAgagaataatttttttgtaaaagcaGGAGCTCAATTATTTGAAGAACCAGATGTCAAGGCATGGAAAAGAGTAAAAAGAATGTCAGTGATGAAAAATGAGATTCAACTGCTCAAAGAAACACCCAAATGCCCTAACCTTCGAACCTTGTTTCTTAgcaataataatttgaaagtgaTCAGTGATGGTTTCTTCCAATTTATACCTCATCTAACTGTTTTGGATTTGTCAGAAAACTGTTATTTACGAGTGTTGCCTAAGGGAATTTCACAGTTGGTTTCACTTGAATGTATTGATCTATCTTGGACTGGTATATCAGAGTTGCCAATGGAGTTGAGATCGTTGACAAAACTAAAAATGTTGGACTTGAGTTATATGTCTGATCTCGAAAATATCCCACAATATCTGGTATCTAGTTTTTCCAAGTTGCAGATATTCAGATTGTGGTTTAAAAGGTTGTTGCTGCAAAATAAAGATTATCCTAATGAAGACAATGTTTTGAATGAGGGTCATGAAAAGCTTATAGAGGAGTTGAAAGGTTTGCAACGTTTGAATATACTAAGTACACCCATAAAAAGCATGTTCTGTCTAGAAAGATTCCTGAGCTTTGACTTGTTTGGACGTAGGACCCAAGCACTACAACTTATTGATTTTAGAGAACCAGAAATGTTTGATGTTTTATGCTTAGAAAATTTGGAGCATCTAGAGGCACTACAATTCCTTGATTGTGGAATTATGGAGATAAAAATGGAAAAGTTGTCTACATGGGTGTCTTCAAGTAATTGTACTTCATGCTTTCACGCATTGAGCACAGTTCAAATTTTTCACTGTAAGAAATTGAGAGACATGACCTGGCTGATTCTTGCTCCAAATCTAAGGAATCTCGATATAACAGGGTGTTATGAAATGGAAGAAATATTGAGTGAGGAAAAACTTGGTGAAGTTGCAGGTGTGATTGGAGTTTCATATCCTAAATCATTTCTGAAGCTTGAAACACTTGACTTACGTCATCTACCAAAATTGAAAAGCATATATTGGGATGCCCTACCCTTCCCATGTCTGAAACACATTCTTATAAAGTATTGCAAAGAACTGAAGAAGCTTCCTCTCAACTTAGACAGTGCAAAAGGGAATCTGCTCAGCATTAAGGGAAGCAAAGATTGGTGGGCAAGAGTAGAATGGGAAAATGAAGTCACTCGAGATGCTTTTCTCCCTTCTTTCAAGCTTTTGTACTAA
- the LOC121230570 gene encoding disease resistance protein SUMM2 has product MSVMKNKIEFLRGTPNCPNLKTLFLRENKLEVISDGFFHFIPHLTVLNLSENRTIRALPKGISQLISLECLDLSYTGITELPIELKSLKKLKMLESSYMYYLRKIPPHLITSFSKLQIFRMNHCQITEDYPEEDNVLNGNNEHLIEELKSLQHLNIIRIWIKGMSALERFLSFHLFQSYTQALQLSNFRESNVFNVLCLENMEHLEELCFQYCESIEQMKMEKLSTSVSYNPCFHTLSRVSILNCNKLTDVTWLILAPNLRSLSIYGCAKMEEILSEEKLGEVTDDVGIPNPKPFMKLETLDLGNLPELKSIYWDTLPFPCLKTICLWWGCPKLEKLPLNSHTTGNQVTILGRKDWWATIEWEYEATAGDAFLPSFRTVFK; this is encoded by the coding sequence ATGTCAGTGATGAAGAATAAGATTGAATTTCTCAGAGGAACACCTAATTGTCCTAACCTTAAAACATTGTTTCTTAGAGAAAATAAGTTGGAGGTGATCAGCGATGGCTTCTTCCACTTTATACCTCATCTAACTGTTCTCAACTTGTCAGAAAACAGAACGATTAGAGCATTGCCTAAGGGAATTTCTCAATTGATTTCACTAGAATGTCTTGATCTATCTTATACTGGTATAACAGAGTTGCCAATAGAGTTGAAATCCTTGAAAAAATTGAAGATGTTGGAGTCGAGTTACATGTACTATCTCAGAAAAATCCCACCACATCTGATAACTAGTTTTTCCAAGTTGCAAATATTTAGAATGAATCATTGCCAGATAACTGAAGATTATCCAGAGGAAGACAATGTTCTAAATGGGAATAATGAACATCTCATAGAGGAATTGAAAAGCTTGCAACATTTGAACATAATAAGAATTTGGATAAAAGGCATGTCTGCACTAGAAAGATTTCTAAGCTTCCACTTATTTCAAAGCTACACTCAAGCACTGCAATTGAGTAATTTTAGAGAATCAAATGTGTTCAATGTTTTATGCTTAGAAAATATGGAGCATCTAGAGGAATTATGTTTCCAATATTGTGAAAGTATAGAACAGATGAAAATGGAAAAGCTTTCTACAAGTGTTAGTTATAATCCATGCTTTCACACATTGAGCCGCGTTTCAATTCTGAATTGTAACAAATTGACAGACGTGACCTGGTTGATTCTTGCTCCAAATCTAAGGTCTCTTTCCATATATGGATGTGCAAAAATGGAAGAAATATTAAGTGAGGAAAAACTTGGTGAAGTTACAGACGACGTTGGAATTCCAAACCCAAAACCATTTATGAAGCTTGAAACACTTGATTTAGGCAATCTACCAGAATTGAAGAGCATATACTGGGATACCCTACCCTTCCCATGTCTGAAAACTATTTGTCTATGGTGGGGCTGTCCGAAATTGGAGAAGCTTCCTCTCAACTCTCACACTACAGGGAATCAGGTCACCATTTTGGGAAGGAAAGATTGGTGGGCAACTATAGAATGGGAGTACGAAGCCACCGCCGGTGATGCATTTTTGCCCTCTTTTAGAACTGTTTTTAAATGA
- the LOC107937361 gene encoding disease resistance protein UNI-like yields the protein MGNCCSVQIDLENFIIRGLDSIAGHANYICKLKQTLPTLSAALQDLRAQRNDVQRQVAVAEQRLLKRLERVQLWLSKAETMIIEAERVIEDGPKQINNLYLGGCASKSCLSSYKFGKKVAKMLQEINDHMSKGAFEKVAENQPATSVVVRPEEQPIALESTIQKFSTTPNGFDVVILALVSKDYDVGKIQDRISGNLGFSDDSWKNKTVDQKATDIYGVLRNKRFVVLLDDLWKRVDLNQVGIPKPSQENGSKLIFTTRSLEVCGEMGAQKKIKVECLESEKAWALFQDKVGDETLNSHSNIPNLAKQVVERCGGLPLALITISRAMACKTTPGEWKYAIEMLKRSALPKMEEEVFSLLKFSYENLPITMKSCLLYCCMYPEDYCIPRKRLIEYWFCEGLLNEFDRISEAQMQGDYIISSLLSASLLERDGEIGGEDCVKMHDVIRDMTLWIACELEASENKFFVKAGVQLLEEPDV from the exons ATGGGCAATTGCTGCTCAGTCCAAATTGATTTAGAGAATTTCATCATCCGAGGCTTGGATTCCATTGCTGGCCATGCTAATTACATATGCAAGCTTAAACAAACTCTTCCAACTTTATCTGCTGCTCTTCAAGATCTTAGGGCACAAAGGAATGATGTGCAAAGGCAGGTTGCTGTGGCTGAACAACGACTATTGAAGCGGCTTGAGCGTGTTCAGCTATGGCTTTCAAAAGCGGAAACTATGATAATAGAGGCTGAAAGAGTGATTGAAGATGGCCCTAAACAAATAAATAACTTGTACCTCGGCGGCTGTGCTTCCAAGAGTTGCTTGTCTAGCTACAAGTTTGGTAAAAAAGTGGCCAAAATGCTTCAAGAAATAAATGATCACATGAGTAAGGGAGCTTTTGAGAAGGTAGCGGAGAACCAACCCGCAACTTCAGTGGTAGTTAGACCTGAAGAGCAGCCGATTGCTCTAGAGTCCACGATCCAAAAG TTCAGCACCACACCGAATGGTTTCGATGTTGTTATCTTGGCTTTGGTGTCTAAAGATTACGATGTTGGAAAGATTCAAGATAGGATTAGTGGAAATCTTGGGTTTTCGGATGACTCATGGAAGAATAAAACTGTTGACCAGAAAGCTACAGATATCTATGGGGTCTTGCGCAACAAGAGATTTGTTGTATTATTAGATGATTTATGGAAGAGGGTGGATTTGAACCAAGTTGGGATACCAAAACCAAGCCAAGAAAATGGTTCCAAACTTATTTTCACTACTCGGTCTTTGGAAGTATGTGGTGAAATGGGAGctcaaaagaaaatcaaagtggAGTGCTTGGAATCGGAGAAAGCTTGGGCATTGTTCCAAGATAAGGTTGGAGATGAAACTCTTAACAGCCATTCAAATATTCCAAACCTAGCTAAACAAGTAGTTGAAAGGTGCGGTGGGTTGCCTCTTGCACTAATTACAATCAGTCGTGCCATGGCTTGCAAGACAACACCTGGAGAATGGAAATATGCAATAGAGATGTTGAAGCGATCTGCATTACCAAAAATGGAAGAAGAGGTATTTTCACTTTTAAAATTCAGTTATGAGAATTTGCCTATTACTATGAAATCTTGCCTACTATATTGTTGCATGTATCCGGAAGATTATTGTATTCCTAGAAAGAGATTAATAGAGTATTGGTTTTGTGAAGGGTTGTTGAATGAATTTGATAGAATTAGTGAAGCTCAAATGCAAGGTGACTACATTATTAGTTCTCTTCTTAGTGCTAGTTTATTAGAAAGAGATGGTGAAATAGGTGGAGAAGATTGTGTAAAGATGCATGATGTGATTCGTGACATGACTTTATGGATAGCATGCGAGCTTGAAGCAAGTGAGAATAAGTTTTTTGTAAAAGCAGGGGTTCAATTACTTGAAGAACCAGATGTTTAA
- the LOC107937386 gene encoding RHOMBOID-like protein 5 — MGQPSRPSPSPPVQLTPSHNDIKKGSKRPRHKSKIPPPPPPKLWKPWFTPLVFVANTSVFIYTMYVNDCPHTSGTSKCILYEYLGRYSFQRFKENPLLGPSYITLKTLGGLDWTQVVEEKEYWRLFSCMWLHAGLVHLLINMLSLLGLGIRLEHEFGFVRIGPLYMISGFGGSLTSVLSLARKSIVSVGASGALFGLLGSMLSELITNWSNYTNKCSALSTMLLIICLNLAIGFLPRVDNSAHIGGFVSGLLAGFVLLMRPQYGYISSKHVPEGYQIKHKVAKHQVHQYVLFGISLVLLITGFAVGLSKA; from the exons ATGGGGCAGCCATCACGGCCATCACCATCACCACCTGTACAACTAACACCGTCTCACAATGATATCAAGAAAGGATCGAAAAGGCCACGTCATAAGTCGAAAATACCTCCTCCTCCACCACCAAAACTGTGGAAACCATGGTTCACGCCTCTCGTGTTCGTGGCTAACACTTCGGTATTTATTTATACCATGTATGTCAATGATTGTCCACATACAAGTGGGACTTCAAAAtgtattttgtatgaatatttggGAAGGTACTCGTTTCAACGTTTTAAAGAAAACCCTCTCCTTGGCCCTTCATATATCAC GCTGAAGACACTAGGGGGCCTTGATTGGACTCAAGTGGTAGAAGAGAAGGAATATTGGCGTCTCTTCTCATGCATGTGGCTTCATGCTGGACTTGTCCATTTACTAATAAATATGTTAAGCCTTTTAGGCCTTGGAATCCGATTGGAACATGAATTTGGGTTCG TGAGAATCGGGCCGTTATACATGATTTCCGGCTTCGGAGGTAGCTTGACGTCTGTTTTATCTCTGGCTAGGAAAAGTATCGTCTCCGTTGGTGCATCCGGTGCGCTTTTTGGCCTGTTGGGATCCATGCTTTCGGAGCTCATTACGAACTGGTCGAACTATACGAACAAG TGTTCAGCTCTGTCGACGATGTTGTTGATTATTTGCCTGAATCTTGCCATTGGATTTCTACCTCGAGTCGATAATTCCGCTCATATAGGAGGGTTTGTATCCGGATTGCTTGCCGGATTTGTCCTTCTAATGCGACCTCAGTACGGATACATAAGCAGCAAGCATGTTCCAGAGGGATATCAGATAAAACATAAGGTTGCAAAGCACCAAGTGCACCAGTATGTGTTATTTGGTATCTCCTTAGTCCTGTTAATTACCGG ATTTGCAGTTGGCTTATCAAAGGCTTAG
- the LOC121230814 gene encoding DCC family protein At1g52590, chloroplastic yields the protein MALPLSNGCTWLTLSPPARFRHRSTIFATLSPSRPDTVNWVEATSSFFDQDTRPIMLFDGVCNLCNGGVRFVRNVDRNRRIRFEALQSESGKKLLRRSGRAPDDISSVVLVEKDRSYIKSEAVLKVMEYLELPFPQLAFFLQFVPLFVRDFMYDNVANNRYAIFGYSDSCEI from the exons ATGGCGCTTCCACTTTCCAATGGCTGCACATGGTTAACCTTGTCCCCTCCTGCTCGATTCAGACACCGGTCAACCATTTTCGCAACTCTATCCCCTTCACGGCCCGATACTGTGAACTGGGTCGAAGCCACTTCCAGTTTTTTCGACCAAGATACCAGACCCATCATGTTGTTCGATG GAGTTTGCAACTTATGTAATGGTGGCGTCAGGTTTGTTCGTAATGTTGATCGAAACAG gaGAATAAGGTTTGAAGCTCTTCAAAGTGAATCAGGGAAGAAGCTATTGAGGAGATCTGGTAGAGCTCCTGATGATATTTCTAGTGTTGTTCTTGTTGAAAAAGATAG ATCATATATTAAATCAGAAGCAGTCTTGAAGGTCATGGAATACCTAGAATTGCCTTTCCCTCAGCTTGCATTCTTTCTACAGTTTGTACCTTT GTTCGTAAGGGACTTCATGTACGACAATGTCGCAAACAACCGGTATGCGATTTTCGGGTATTCGGACTCATGTGAGATATGA
- the LOC107937384 gene encoding pentatricopeptide repeat-containing protein At1g80150, mitochondrial encodes MRGYQNMLFLRQIRRFFRIAAHSKQFPKTIPLEEPALSKLKLERDPDKLFNLFKENAHNKLVVENRIAFEDTVSRLAGAGRFDHIEHLLEHQKTLPQGRREGFIMRIIMLYGKAGMVQHAIDTFRDMHLYGCKRTVKSLNATLKVLSQTRDLRAIEAFLAEVPQDLFVELDAYTVNIVVKAFCGMDFLDSAFLYMVQMERLGIKPDVITYTTLIYASYQKNRCEIGNGLWNLMVYKGCKPNLTTFNVRVQYLINRRLAWKANDVMRLMKKIGIEPDEVTYNLVIKGFCQAGYLEMAKRVYSSLEFHSTYKPNAKIYQTMIHYLCKGGEYNLAYTRCIDCMRKNWFPSVDTIHSLVQGLTRNGQLKKAKRIMRLVRNHRPPFSSSQFDSLQSICRRSDGLKPNQFD; translated from the coding sequence ATGAGAGGATATCAGAACATGTTATTTCTGCGACAAATTCGCAGATTTTTTCGCATTGCAGCTCACTCAAAGCAATTTCCGAAGACAATACCTTTAGAAGAACCTGCTCTTTCGAAGCTTAAATTGGAAAGAGACCCCGATaagttattcaatttatttaaagaaaatgCCCACAATAAACTTGTTGTTGAAAACAGGATTGCTTTTGAAGATACGGTTTCAAGATTAGCTGGGGCTGGCCGATTTGATCACATTGAGCATTTACTTGAGCACCAGAAAACTCTTCCGCAAGGAAGGCGAGAAGGGTTCATAATGAGGATTATAATGTTGTATGGTAAGGCTGGAATGGTTCAGCATGCTATTGATACTTTCCGTGATATGCATTTGTATGGATGTAAGAGAACCGTTAAATCTTTAAATGCTACACTTAAGGTTTTATCTCAAACTCGTGATTTGAGAGCTATCGAGGCTTTTCTTGCTGAGGTTCCACAGgatttatttgttgaattggaTGCATATACGGTTAATATAGTTGTCAAGGCGTTTTGCGGAATGGATTTTCTTGATAGCGCTTTTTTGTACATGGTACAGATGGAACGGTTGGGAATAAAGCCAGATGTTATTACGTACACAACACTTATCTATGCATCCTATCAAAAGAACCGTTGCGAGATTGGCAATGGGTTGTGGAATCTTATGGTGTATAAGGGGTGTAAACCTAATCTTACAACTTTTAACGTTAGGGTCCAGTATTTGATTAATAGGAGACTAGCATGGAAAGCTAATGATGTAATGCGTTTGATGAAGAAAATTGGTATAGAGCCAGATGAGGTTACTTACAATTTGGTAATCAAAGGTTTTTGCCAGGCCGGTTATCTTGAAATGGCTAAAAGGGTTTATTCTTCTCTAGAATTTCATAGCACGTATAAGCCGAATGCTAAGATTTACCAGACGATGATTCATTATTTGTGCAAGGGAGGTGAGTACAATTTGGCCTATACAAGGTGTATAGACTGCATGAGAAAGAATTGGTTTCCAAGTGTGGATACTATTCATTCACTGGTTCAAGGCCTAACGAGAAATGGGCAATTGAAAAAGGCTAAGAGGATAATGAGATTGGTTAGGAATCATAGACCACCTTTTTCCTCAagtcaatttgattctttgcaaTCTATTTGTCGAAGAAGTGATGGATTGAAACCCAACCAGTTTGATTAA